The Neobacillus sp. OS1-2 genome includes a window with the following:
- a CDS encoding sporulation histidine kinase inhibitor Sda yields MRKLSDELLIESYYKARELNLSPEFIGLIESEIHRRSLYIKIKRTS; encoded by the coding sequence ATGCGGAAACTGTCAGATGAATTATTAATCGAATCTTATTACAAAGCAAGAGAATTAAATCTAAGCCCTGAATTTATTGGTCTCATTGAGTCCGAAATTCACCGACGTTCTTTATACATTAAAATTAAACGAACATCCTAA
- a CDS encoding phosphatidylserine decarboxylase produces MIQGFYRLLIELTNGRWTSGVLKKFARSRVSRFVVPSFAKVYHLNQEEMEKGLSEYPTLHDLFVRTLKKNAREIDKGHDTVVSPVDAVMEDVGSIKETSEIVVKGKTYSIEEMLSNRELLAKYQNGTYMVLYLSPSHYHRIHSPVNGNVTKQWSLGKKSYPVNKLGLKYGRRTLAKNYRMITEVKTEFGHVAVVKVGAMFVNSIETTHKGSELVKGEEMAYFSFGSTVVLLFERKTFKLDSTIKIPKEIKVGEKIGTLSKSAIRR; encoded by the coding sequence ATGATACAGGGGTTTTATCGTCTATTGATTGAGTTAACGAATGGTAGGTGGACATCGGGTGTCTTAAAGAAGTTTGCCCGTTCTCGTGTCAGCCGTTTTGTCGTGCCGTCCTTCGCTAAGGTCTATCATTTGAATCAAGAAGAAATGGAGAAAGGCTTGTCAGAATATCCTACCCTTCATGATTTATTTGTAAGGACATTGAAGAAAAATGCCAGGGAAATTGATAAAGGCCATGATACTGTTGTCAGCCCTGTCGATGCTGTCATGGAAGACGTTGGTTCGATTAAGGAGACTAGTGAAATTGTCGTTAAAGGTAAGACTTATTCAATTGAAGAGATGCTGAGTAATCGAGAGCTTTTAGCAAAATACCAAAATGGTACATACATGGTTCTGTATTTAAGTCCCAGTCATTATCACCGCATTCACAGCCCAGTGAACGGAAACGTTACCAAACAATGGTCACTTGGAAAAAAATCATACCCAGTGAATAAACTAGGGTTAAAATATGGGCGCCGAACTCTAGCTAAGAACTACCGGATGATAACAGAAGTTAAAACAGAATTTGGGCATGTGGCCGTAGTCAAGGTTGGCGCCATGTTTGTTAATTCGATTGAAACTACACATAAGGGATCCGAATTAGTAAAGGGCGAGGAGATGGCATACTTTAGCTTTGGGTCTACCGTTGTACTGCTTTTCGAAAGGAAAACATTTAAGCTTGATTCCACAATAAAGATCCCAAAGGAAATTAAGGTAGGGGAGAAAATTGGAACTTTGAGCAAATCGGCCATACGCCGCTGA
- the pssA gene encoding CDP-diacylglycerol--serine O-phosphatidyltransferase, producing the protein MFLLDVLDQTIKKLKSQTANVITLTNLSLGGFAIVFGMHGNLRLSLLLIFIAALADRFDGMIARKFNIESELGKQLDSMSDIISFGVAPALLLYQGILYEFGGPGSFFTVFYIGCGAFRLARFNITESNGYFTGLPITAAGCLATLSFLAIPYLPSQTFLFIMIILSFLMVSSFKLKKV; encoded by the coding sequence ATGTTTTTATTGGACGTATTGGATCAAACAATAAAAAAGCTGAAATCCCAAACAGCTAATGTCATCACCTTAACAAATTTATCACTTGGCGGATTTGCGATTGTCTTCGGGATGCACGGAAATTTACGGCTAAGCCTGCTCCTCATTTTTATTGCTGCTTTAGCAGATCGCTTTGACGGTATGATTGCCAGAAAATTTAATATTGAATCAGAACTTGGCAAACAATTAGATTCCATGAGTGATATTATATCATTTGGTGTAGCACCTGCACTATTACTATATCAAGGAATTTTATATGAATTTGGTGGTCCGGGTTCTTTTTTTACTGTATTCTACATCGGTTGTGGCGCATTTCGATTAGCACGTTTCAATATTACAGAAAGCAATGGGTATTTTACCGGGTTACCGATTACAGCCGCGGGCTGCTTGGCAACCTTAAGCTTTTTAGCTATTCCCTATTTACCATCACAAACGTTCTTATTTATAATGATCATTCTATCCTTCCTGATGGTTAGTTCGTTTAAACTTAAAAAAGTATAA
- the sigK gene encoding RNA polymerase sporulation sigma factor SigK, which translates to MSGILTALGYLMKEFLFLVSYVKNNAFPQPLSAADERKYLRLMAEGDPHARNMLIEHNLRLVAHIVKKFENTGEDSEDLISIGTIGLIKAIESYSEGKGTKLATYAARCIENEILMHLRALKKTKKDVSLHDPIGQDKEGNEISLIDVLKSESEDVIDTIQLNMELEKIKKYIEVLDNREKEVIIGRFGLDLQKEKTQREIAKELGISRSYVSRIEKRALMKMFHEFYRAEKERKKKG; encoded by the coding sequence ATGTCTGGAATCTTAACAGCTCTCGGTTATTTAATGAAGGAATTTTTATTTCTTGTTTCATATGTAAAAAATAATGCCTTCCCGCAGCCCCTATCTGCTGCTGATGAACGAAAGTATCTACGGTTAATGGCAGAAGGGGATCCGCATGCAAGAAATATGTTAATCGAACACAATCTAAGATTGGTTGCACATATCGTAAAAAAATTCGAAAATACCGGGGAGGATTCCGAAGATTTAATCTCAATTGGAACGATTGGTTTAATTAAAGCCATAGAGAGCTACTCAGAGGGGAAAGGCACAAAGCTTGCGACTTATGCTGCACGATGTATTGAAAATGAAATTCTGATGCATTTACGGGCGCTTAAGAAGACAAAAAAGGATGTATCTCTGCACGACCCGATTGGCCAGGATAAAGAAGGAAATGAAATTTCATTAATTGATGTCCTAAAATCTGAATCAGAGGACGTCATTGATACGATTCAACTGAACATGGAGCTTGAAAAGATCAAAAAATATATCGAAGTGCTGGATAATCGCGAAAAGGAAGTCATTATTGGTCGGTTTGGTCTTGATTTGCAAAAAGAAAAAACACAGCGTGAGATCGCGAAAGAACTGGGGATCTCTAGAAGCTATGTCTCAAGAATTGAAAAACGGGCACTGATGAAAATGTTTCATGAATTTTACCGAGCTGAAAAGGAACGAAAGAAAAAGGGATAA
- a CDS encoding F510_1955 family glycosylhydrolase: MKGKIKMITVILLGVLLIAAGCSNKSEEPKQTKNENKTVTKTKFDIIEAKSFKLKNIRGIGYPGNDNALYVAANDGLKMYKDDLWYETSANHHDYIGFQAVEAGFIASGHPQKGTNIKDPLGLVKSTDKGETLEKLAFYGNANFHFTAASFSGNGMYVISEEPNDKLSLGVNYSTDNGNSWKKSGLKEFNADSYGMMAVHPENGNTFTMATRSGIYYSIDNGNTMKQITDPIMVTALTFSGDSILFSSVENDKILLKTINPSSGEQQNLTFPFLDYDNPITYLAVNPKDKNQIAFTTYKNDLYESNDGGQNWKRLLENGK, from the coding sequence ATGAAGGGTAAAATAAAAATGATTACGGTCATCCTTTTGGGAGTACTATTAATCGCGGCCGGCTGCTCGAACAAGAGTGAGGAGCCAAAACAGACTAAGAATGAAAACAAGACTGTCACCAAAACAAAATTTGACATTATCGAGGCGAAATCATTTAAGTTAAAAAATATCCGCGGGATTGGCTATCCAGGAAATGACAATGCCTTATATGTCGCAGCGAATGATGGGTTAAAAATGTACAAGGATGATTTGTGGTATGAAACATCAGCCAATCACCATGACTATATCGGATTTCAAGCAGTGGAAGCAGGTTTTATTGCCAGTGGGCATCCCCAAAAAGGGACGAATATAAAGGATCCCCTTGGATTAGTAAAAAGTACGGATAAAGGGGAGACGCTAGAAAAATTAGCCTTCTATGGGAATGCTAACTTTCATTTTACCGCGGCAAGCTTTTCTGGGAATGGCATGTATGTAATTAGTGAGGAGCCGAATGATAAGTTAAGTCTAGGCGTGAACTATTCTACTGATAATGGTAACTCGTGGAAAAAGAGCGGCCTTAAGGAGTTTAACGCCGATTCATATGGGATGATGGCGGTTCATCCGGAAAACGGTAATACATTCACGATGGCAACTAGGTCCGGTATCTATTATTCAATTGATAACGGAAATACAATGAAACAAATTACAGACCCTATTATGGTAACCGCATTAACATTTAGTGGGGATTCCATTTTATTTTCAAGTGTTGAAAACGATAAAATCTTATTAAAGACGATTAATCCTTCGTCGGGAGAACAACAAAACCTGACCTTTCCGTTTCTAGATTATGATAATCCCATTACCTATTTGGCGGTAAATCCAAAAGACAAAAACCAAATCGCCTTTACAACCTATAAAAATGATTTATATGAATCCAATGATGGTGGTCAAAATTGGAAAAGGCTTTTGGAGAATGGAAAGTAA
- a CDS encoding M3 family oligoendopeptidase, translating to MTATTYSEVWNLDIFFKGGSDSPELQDHLLQTEELINQFESKVNNWTPVSSLEDAKYLQKLLADLESSAKGLIQAGAFVGCLLAQNTEDKKAYSLDAKITHLNATFQTALGSLDNLLTTIDDEAWKQIVSAPSLTELAFVLTESREKAQEKLSKEEEALISALEVDGYHSWGQLYDLIVSKIKVSYMEKGVEKLLSVGQAFNKFSSSDRDVRSAVFKNWEKSWGEQADFLAKTLNHLSGFRLNVYKKRGWEDVLKEPLSINRMKKETLETMWAVISENKQKLVHYLDRKAKLLGLNKLSWFDLEAPYGKTESKVSYQEGAKFIEENFALFGDKLAAFTKNAFEEQWVEAEDRPAKAPGGFCTDFPESKQSRIFMTYSGTPSNVSTLAHELGHAFHSFTMRDVPFLNCNYAMNVAETASTFAEMIVADAAVKNAKNEEEKLVLLDDKIQRTVALLMNIHARYLFETHLYEERKLGTVSVEKLNELMLEAQKEAYCDALAEYHPLFWASKLHFFITGVPFYNFPYTFGYLFSLGIYAEALEEGKGYEEKYIALLRDTASMTVEELAQKHLQVDLTQKDFWEKAVHICLDDIDEFLELTEKQ from the coding sequence ATGACTGCGACTACATATTCTGAAGTCTGGAATCTAGATATTTTTTTCAAGGGCGGAAGCGATTCCCCGGAGTTACAGGATCATCTTCTTCAAACCGAGGAACTGATCAACCAATTCGAATCAAAGGTGAATAACTGGACACCGGTTAGTTCACTTGAGGACGCCAAGTATTTGCAGAAATTACTTGCGGATTTAGAAAGCTCCGCAAAAGGGTTAATTCAGGCAGGTGCCTTTGTTGGCTGTTTACTTGCACAAAATACCGAAGATAAAAAAGCCTATTCACTTGACGCAAAAATAACACACTTAAACGCAACGTTCCAGACAGCACTGGGGTCATTAGACAATTTACTGACAACGATTGATGATGAGGCATGGAAGCAAATTGTAAGCGCCCCATCGTTAACGGAGCTCGCTTTTGTGTTAACGGAAAGTCGTGAAAAAGCGCAGGAGAAGTTGTCTAAAGAAGAGGAAGCCTTAATCAGCGCCCTTGAAGTAGATGGCTATCACAGCTGGGGTCAACTGTATGATTTAATCGTTAGCAAGATCAAAGTCTCCTATATGGAAAAAGGAGTGGAGAAACTGCTTTCTGTTGGTCAAGCCTTCAATAAATTCTCCAGCTCCGACCGCGACGTCCGTTCAGCAGTTTTTAAAAATTGGGAAAAGTCTTGGGGAGAGCAAGCAGATTTCCTAGCCAAAACATTAAACCATCTTTCCGGGTTTCGTTTGAATGTCTATAAAAAACGAGGCTGGGAAGATGTCTTAAAGGAACCGCTCAGCATTAATCGGATGAAAAAAGAAACACTGGAAACGATGTGGGCAGTTATTTCGGAAAATAAACAGAAGCTTGTACACTATTTGGATCGTAAAGCAAAGCTTCTAGGCTTGAATAAATTGAGCTGGTTTGATTTAGAAGCACCATACGGGAAAACAGAATCAAAGGTTTCTTATCAAGAAGGAGCCAAATTTATTGAAGAGAATTTTGCTCTTTTTGGCGATAAATTAGCTGCTTTTACGAAGAATGCGTTCGAGGAGCAGTGGGTTGAGGCTGAGGATCGCCCCGCCAAAGCACCCGGAGGTTTTTGTACCGATTTCCCTGAAAGTAAACAATCGCGAATTTTCATGACGTATTCCGGGACACCTTCAAATGTTTCGACACTGGCACATGAGCTTGGGCATGCCTTTCATTCTTTTACAATGAGAGATGTTCCATTCCTTAACTGTAATTATGCAATGAACGTGGCAGAAACCGCCTCCACCTTTGCGGAAATGATTGTCGCCGATGCAGCTGTAAAAAACGCAAAAAATGAAGAAGAAAAGCTCGTTCTTTTAGATGACAAAATCCAAAGAACGGTTGCCCTTTTAATGAATATTCATGCCCGTTACTTGTTTGAAACTCATCTTTATGAGGAAAGAAAACTAGGAACCGTTTCGGTAGAAAAATTAAATGAGTTGATGCTTGAGGCGCAAAAAGAAGCTTACTGTGATGCCTTAGCAGAATATCACCCATTATTCTGGGCTTCTAAGCTACATTTCTTCATTACCGGTGTTCCGTTTTATAACTTCCCTTATACCTTTGGCTACCTGTTCTCGCTCGGTATTTATGCTGAGGCACTGGAAGAAGGAAAAGGATATGAAGAAAAGTATATTGCTTTATTGCGTGACACAGCTTCAATGACAGTCGAGGAACTTGCGCAGAAACATTTGCAGGTTGATCTTACTCAGAAGGACTTCTGGGAGAAGGCCGTACACATCTGTCTTGATGATATTGACGAGTTCTTGGAGCTAACTGAGAAGCAATAA
- a CDS encoding YrzI family small protein, with protein sequence MTLNIFFLTITIRKRKMSPQEATHQEMVEKIYEQNKERQASMFRIM encoded by the coding sequence TTGACACTTAATATATTCTTTTTAACGATAACCATTCGTAAACGAAAAATGAGTCCTCAAGAGGCCACCCATCAAGAAATGGTTGAAAAGATTTATGAACAGAACAAAGAACGCCAAGCATCGATGTTCCGGATTATGTAG
- a CDS encoding YrzI family small protein, giving the protein MTLNILFFSITIKKRKMSLEEAVQQEMVEKLYDEAKERQISMHHFM; this is encoded by the coding sequence ATGACCCTAAATATCTTATTTTTCTCAATCACCATAAAAAAACGAAAGATGAGTCTGGAAGAAGCGGTTCAACAGGAAATGGTTGAAAAACTATATGACGAAGCGAAAGAACGCCAAATTTCGATGCATCATTTCATGTAA
- a CDS encoding bifunctional cystathionine gamma-lyase/homocysteine desulfhydrase: MRRKTKLIHGGISEDPATGAVSFPIYQVSTYKQEGVGGHKGFEYSRTGNPTRHALEELIKEIEGGKAGFAFGSGMAAITAVIMLFNSGDHVILTDDVYGGTFRVMTKVLNRFGIDATFVDTSNLDNIKSEIKPNTRAVYLETPTNPLLKITDIKAAAEIAKEHGLLTIVDNTFSTPFWQNPIELGADIVLHSATKYIGGHSDVVAGLVVVNSDKLAEDLHFVQNSTGGVLGPQDSWLLIRGIKTLGIRMEETETNTKAIVSFLQGHSKVKKVFYPGLETHPNHEIAMKQARGFGGMVSFDVGSAENADQLLSKVKYFTLAESLGAVESLISVPARMTHASIPAERRAELGITEGLVRISVGLEDIEDLIEDLTQALE, from the coding sequence ATGAGAAGAAAGACGAAATTGATCCATGGAGGCATTAGTGAAGATCCAGCAACAGGTGCTGTTTCTTTCCCAATTTATCAAGTGAGTACGTATAAACAGGAAGGTGTCGGCGGCCATAAGGGCTTCGAATATTCCCGTACTGGAAATCCGACCAGACATGCGCTTGAAGAGCTGATTAAGGAAATCGAAGGCGGTAAGGCGGGATTTGCTTTTGGTTCTGGTATGGCGGCGATTACAGCTGTGATTATGCTGTTTAACAGCGGTGATCACGTTATCTTAACGGATGATGTGTACGGCGGCACATTCCGTGTCATGACCAAGGTGTTGAATCGGTTCGGAATCGATGCAACCTTTGTTGATACAAGTAACTTAGATAATATTAAAAGTGAAATTAAACCAAATACACGGGCCGTTTATTTAGAAACACCGACAAACCCGCTTTTGAAAATAACGGATATTAAAGCGGCAGCGGAGATTGCAAAAGAACATGGTCTTTTAACGATTGTTGATAATACGTTCTCGACTCCATTTTGGCAAAATCCGATTGAGCTTGGCGCGGATATTGTTCTTCATAGTGCGACGAAATATATTGGCGGTCATAGTGATGTTGTGGCGGGACTAGTGGTAGTAAATAGTGATAAGCTTGCCGAAGACCTTCATTTTGTCCAAAACTCAACAGGGGGTGTTCTAGGGCCTCAGGATTCATGGCTGTTAATCAGAGGAATCAAAACATTAGGGATTCGCATGGAAGAAACGGAAACGAATACAAAGGCGATTGTTAGCTTCTTACAAGGCCATAGTAAGGTGAAGAAGGTATTTTATCCTGGACTTGAAACACATCCGAATCATGAGATTGCCATGAAGCAGGCAAGAGGGTTTGGAGGCATGGTTTCGTTCGATGTTGGCAGTGCAGAGAATGCGGACCAGTTGTTAAGCAAAGTGAAATATTTTACCTTAGCTGAAAGCCTTGGTGCGGTTGAAAGCTTAATTTCAGTTCCTGCAAGAATGACCCATGCCTCAATTCCGGCAGAAAGACGTGCAGAACTAGGCATCACAGAAGGCCTAGTCCGTATCTCCGTCGGACTTGAAGATATTGAAGACCTAATCGAAGATCTTACACAAGCCTTAGAGTAG
- a CDS encoding cysteine synthase family protein → MQVYKNVHELIGHTPIVEITQFSLPEGVRIFAKLEFMNPGGSVKDRLGVELLHEAFSSGKLRAGGTVIEPTAGNTGIGLALAAINKGVQVIFCVPEKFSMEKQEIMKALGARIVQTPTEKGIKGAIAKAEELLREIPGSYCPQQFANPANPATYYKTLGPELWDQLDGDIDIFVAGAGSGGTFTGTARYLKEQKKQIKTVIVEPQGSILNGGESGPHKTEGIGMEFLPPFMEPDYFDAIHTIADDDAFHYVKELAAKEGLLVGSSSGAAFYAAMKEAETAKAGTNIVVIFPDGSERYLSKKIFEGGI, encoded by the coding sequence ATGCAAGTCTACAAAAATGTACATGAATTAATTGGGCACACACCAATTGTCGAAATTACACAGTTTTCTTTGCCTGAAGGTGTTCGCATTTTTGCGAAACTGGAGTTCATGAACCCTGGGGGAAGTGTCAAAGACCGGCTTGGAGTCGAGCTTTTACATGAGGCGTTTTCTAGTGGAAAACTCCGGGCAGGTGGGACTGTCATAGAGCCGACAGCCGGAAATACTGGGATTGGGTTAGCGCTTGCTGCCATCAATAAAGGGGTTCAAGTTATATTTTGCGTCCCTGAAAAGTTCAGTATGGAAAAGCAGGAAATCATGAAAGCGCTCGGGGCAAGAATCGTTCAAACACCAACGGAGAAAGGTATTAAGGGGGCGATTGCCAAAGCAGAGGAGCTCCTTCGAGAAATTCCAGGCTCCTATTGTCCGCAGCAATTTGCGAACCCCGCCAATCCTGCTACCTATTACAAAACATTAGGACCGGAACTCTGGGATCAACTCGATGGTGACATTGATATCTTTGTTGCCGGGGCTGGTTCAGGCGGTACGTTCACGGGAACTGCCCGTTATTTGAAAGAACAAAAAAAGCAGATCAAAACAGTCATTGTCGAGCCGCAGGGGTCCATTTTAAATGGTGGCGAATCTGGCCCACATAAAACCGAGGGGATTGGCATGGAATTCTTGCCTCCGTTTATGGAACCTGACTATTTTGACGCTATTCATACCATTGCTGATGATGATGCCTTTCATTACGTGAAAGAGCTGGCAGCTAAAGAGGGGCTGCTTGTGGGCAGTTCTTCTGGAGCCGCTTTTTATGCTGCCATGAAAGAGGCGGAAACAGCAAAAGCAGGGACAAACATCGTGGTTATTTTTCCAGATGGAAGTGAACGATATTTAAGCAAGAAAATCTTTGAAGGGGGTATTTAG
- the mtnN gene encoding 5'-methylthioadenosine/S-adenosylhomocysteine nucleosidase, with translation MKIAIIGAMEEEVTLLRNNIEGQTQETVAGCEFTFGKMHGTDVILLRSGIGKVNAAMSTTILLEKYQPDCVINTGSAGGFNPALNVGDAVISTEVRHHDVDVTAFGYEYGQVPQLPAAFAADEKLISVAESAANELENFQIVKGLIVTGDSFMEDPVRVDFVRSKFEDLQAVEMEAAAIAQVAHRFGVPFVIIRSLSDIAGKESEISFDQFIDKAATNSATLVMKMVAALK, from the coding sequence ATGAAAATAGCTATCATCGGAGCAATGGAAGAAGAAGTTACCTTACTACGAAATAATATCGAGGGGCAAACACAGGAAACGGTCGCAGGTTGTGAATTTACATTTGGAAAGATGCACGGTACAGATGTCATCCTTCTCCGTTCCGGGATTGGCAAGGTAAACGCAGCGATGTCAACGACCATCCTGCTTGAAAAATATCAGCCTGATTGCGTTATTAATACGGGGTCAGCAGGGGGCTTTAATCCTGCACTTAATGTCGGAGATGCCGTTATTTCAACGGAAGTCCGCCATCATGATGTTGATGTTACCGCATTTGGCTATGAATATGGTCAGGTGCCACAGCTTCCGGCAGCATTTGCAGCTGATGAAAAATTAATTTCTGTTGCTGAATCTGCTGCAAATGAACTTGAAAACTTCCAAATTGTAAAGGGATTGATTGTGACGGGTGATTCCTTTATGGAAGACCCAGTCCGTGTTGATTTTGTTCGTTCTAAATTCGAGGATTTACAAGCGGTTGAAATGGAGGCTGCAGCAATCGCCCAAGTGGCGCACCGTTTCGGTGTTCCATTTGTCATTATTCGTTCTCTTTCCGACATTGCCGGAAAGGAATCCGAAATTTCGTTTGATCAATTTATTGATAAGGCAGCGACTAATTCTGCTACGTTAGTGATGAAAATGGTAGCAGCACTCAAATAG
- a CDS encoding DUF2536 family protein, translated as MVNFQFDLIEDKVEFFEATTLKTLQKKIESQIDENRAIMLGVHSVSHQMHVNENGQTYFTAVVHFKKK; from the coding sequence ATGGTGAATTTTCAGTTTGACTTAATAGAGGATAAAGTGGAATTTTTCGAGGCTACTACTCTAAAAACATTACAAAAAAAGATTGAATCACAAATTGATGAAAATAGAGCAATTATGCTGGGAGTCCATTCCGTATCCCACCAGATGCATGTGAATGAAAATGGACAAACATACTTCACAGCGGTTGTTCATTTTAAAAAGAAATAG
- a CDS encoding YrrS family protein gives MSNDFNSKSRSGYRAKRKKTNLVLNSLIIIVLLLIIFVAYTIFLSGGDEKAAPKQQDPKMEQKDTTHKADTEKKKDEVVQKDDSSSKNDSEEEQESEEASVPESTDDSQAVVSEDGTTIENPAWKPVGTTQTGDHTPVYSGVDWDEMLSAISYATGVDTSNMTVIWLGKDPAKANASVGTISAKDTKEKFKVFIEWVDGQGWKPTKVINVTGE, from the coding sequence TTGAGTAATGATTTCAATTCTAAATCGCGTTCCGGTTACCGTGCGAAAAGAAAAAAAACCAATCTCGTTTTAAATAGTTTAATCATCATTGTGTTGCTGCTCATTATTTTTGTCGCCTATACTATTTTTCTATCAGGCGGTGATGAAAAAGCGGCTCCTAAGCAGCAGGATCCTAAAATGGAACAAAAAGATACAACCCATAAAGCGGACACGGAAAAGAAAAAAGATGAAGTTGTTCAAAAGGATGACAGTTCCTCTAAAAATGATTCCGAAGAGGAGCAAGAAAGTGAAGAAGCCTCTGTGCCTGAATCGACAGATGATTCCCAAGCAGTAGTTTCCGAAGACGGCACCACCATCGAAAACCCTGCGTGGAAACCTGTTGGCACAACCCAGACAGGGGATCATACTCCGGTATATAGTGGTGTTGATTGGGATGAAATGCTGAGTGCCATCTCATATGCCACTGGGGTTGATACAAGCAATATGACCGTTATATGGCTTGGCAAGGATCCTGCTAAAGCGAATGCCTCTGTAGGAACCATTTCTGCAAAAGATACAAAGGAAAAGTTTAAAGTATTCATCGAGTGGGTTGATGGTCAAGGATGGAAACCGACGAAGGTTATTAATGTAACCGGAGAGTAA
- the greA gene encoding transcription elongation factor GreA, whose product MAAEKVFPMTQAGKDKLVQELEYLKSVKRKEVVERIKIARSFGDLSENSEYDSAKEEQAFVEGRITTLENMIRNAKIIAESEIAGDSVALGRSVTFIELPDGEEETYSIVGSAEADPFEGKISNDSPIAKSLLGKKVGDQVSVQTPGGEMSVRITKIN is encoded by the coding sequence TTGGCTGCAGAAAAAGTATTTCCTATGACACAAGCAGGAAAAGACAAACTTGTACAAGAACTTGAATACTTAAAATCAGTAAAGCGTAAAGAAGTGGTGGAAAGAATTAAAATTGCTAGAAGTTTTGGTGATTTGTCTGAAAACTCTGAGTATGATTCCGCAAAAGAAGAGCAGGCATTTGTTGAGGGCCGTATTACGACCTTAGAAAATATGATTCGTAATGCTAAGATAATTGCTGAAAGCGAGATCGCCGGCGATTCAGTCGCACTTGGCAGATCCGTTACATTTATTGAACTTCCGGATGGGGAAGAAGAAACTTACTCTATTGTTGGAAGTGCTGAGGCAGATCCATTTGAAGGGAAAATTTCGAATGACTCGCCGATTGCGAAAAGTCTTTTAGGTAAAAAAGTAGGCGATCAAGTCTCTGTTCAAACACCAGGCGGTGAAATGAGCGTTCGTATTACAAAGATTAACTAA
- the udk gene encoding uridine kinase produces MMQKPVVIGVTGGSGSGKTSVTKAIYESLKEHSILVLEQDYYYKDQHDVPFEERLKTNYDHPLAFDNDLLIEHIEKLLRYEAIEKPVYDYSIHTRSDKVIPVEPQDVIILEGILVLEDERLRNLMDIKLYVDTDADLRIIRRLTRDIRERGRTFDSVIDQYLNVVRPMHNQFIEPTKRYADVIIPEGGQNHVAVDLMVTKIQTILEQKSFL; encoded by the coding sequence ATGATGCAGAAACCGGTTGTTATTGGTGTAACCGGCGGCTCAGGCTCCGGAAAAACCAGTGTAACAAAAGCAATTTACGAAAGCTTGAAGGAACATTCCATTTTGGTGCTGGAACAAGATTATTACTACAAGGATCAACATGATGTGCCTTTTGAGGAACGATTGAAGACAAATTATGATCACCCGCTTGCTTTTGATAATGATTTGCTAATCGAGCATATTGAGAAACTTTTACGCTATGAAGCAATAGAAAAACCTGTTTATGATTATTCCATCCACACACGTTCAGATAAGGTTATACCCGTGGAGCCGCAGGATGTAATCATTTTGGAGGGGATTTTAGTACTCGAGGATGAGCGGCTTCGCAATTTAATGGACATCAAATTGTACGTAGATACGGATGCCGATTTGCGAATCATCCGCCGGCTGACTCGTGATATTCGCGAAAGGGGACGGACTTTCGATTCTGTTATCGATCAATATCTGAATGTAGTCCGGCCAATGCATAACCAATTTATTGAACCAACGAAGCGTTATGCGGATGTCATTATCCCTGAGGGAGGCCAAAATCATGTTGCCGTCGATTTAATGGTCACAAAAATTCAAACAATTCTTGAACAAAAGTCATTTTTATGA